DNA sequence from the bacterium genome:
CGCGTGCTGCGTGAGCGCGGCTGGACGCACGCCTGGGGCGTCGGCCGCCACATCCTCGGCAGCCAGGTCTTCGACTACTGGGAGGACGCCTGCGGCGACAAGCACGAGCACTACGGCGACGGCGACGTCTTCACCGCCGACCAGCCGATGGGCGTCCATGCCGTCGGCCGTGACGCCATGGCGCAGTGGGGCCCGCCGATGCCGGCGAGCTTCGTGCGCCCGCCGCTGTCGGCCGGGCTGCTCGTCGACGTCGCCCGCAACCTGTGGCGCAGCCCCGACCTGAGCCTCGGCAAGCTGGTCGCGATGGCGCGCGGCCTCGGCTGAGCGCGAAGGAGATCCGATGGCCGTTCCCGTCGTCCGCTACGAGCACGAGGCCGCGATCCGTTGGGGCGTGATCGCCGCCGGACGGATCACGCCGATCCCCGGCGACTTCCCCACCACGGGCGACCTCGTCCGCCGGGTGACGCCGGCCGCGCTGCGCGCGCTCGGCGGCGACGGCATCGACGCGGCCACGGTGCGTCTCCTGGCGCCGGTCACGCGCAACCAGCGCTTCGTGTGCCAGGGCGCGAACTACCGCCAGCACATGATCGACTCGGGCGTCGATCCCGACGCCAAGACCTTCAACATGATCTTCACGAAGGCGCCGAGCTGCATCGTCCCGGCGGACAGCGACGTCGTACGGCCGAAGACGGTACGCTTCCTCGACTGGGAGATCGAGCTCGGGCTCGTGCTCCGCCGCGACGTGACCGCGCCGGTGACCGTCACCGACGCGACCCTGCACGAGTTCGTCGCCGGCGCGGTCATCGTCAACGACTACTCCGCGCGCGACGTGCAGATCCCGCAGATGCAGTTCTACAAGGGGAAGAGCTTCCGCACCTTCGGCCCCGTCGGGCCGTGGCTCTGCCTGCTGGAGCCGGCGGACGTGCCGTTGCTGCGCGACCTCCGCCTCAGACTCACCGTGAACGGCGAGGTCCGCCAACAGGACACGACGGCCAACCTGGTCTACGGCCCGGCCGAGACGCTCACCGAGCTGGCGGGCGTCCACGACCTCTACGCCGGCGACCTCCTCGCCACCGGCACGCCGGCGGGCTGCGCGCTCGCGATCCCGCCGCCGCTCGTGCAGCGCTTCGTCGGCCTCCTACCCGAGGCGACGAAATGGAGCCTCTTCCTCGCCGCGCAGGCGCGTCGCCCCTACCTCCAGCCCGGCGACGTCGTCGAGGCCCGCATCGCGAGCGCGGACGGCCGGCTCGACCTCGGCGTGCAGCAGAACCGCATCGTCGCCGAGGATTGAGCCGTGGGCCGGCGCTGGCCCGGCGCGCGCGGCCTGGCTAAGGGAGGACCATGACCCTGAACGACCTCCTCGCCACCTCCGGCGTCACGCCGGTACAGGTCCAGCAGCACCTCGCCGCCCTCTCGGGCGAGGAGCGCGTCCGCCAGGCGACCACCCTCGACCGCCGGCACCAGAAGACGCTGTGGGATCTCTCGGCGGGCACCGAGCCGATCCGCCTCGAGGAGGTCGTCGCGCCGGAGCGGCCGCCGCTCGATCCGGTCCCCTTCGAGGGCCAGAACAACCAGCCGCTCTACCGGCCTTTCCGCAAGGTCTTCTACCGCACGCCGAGCGGCGCGATCGGCGGCTACAACGAGAGCGGCGCCGCCTGGTTCGCAGGCCCCGGCTACTATCTCCTGAAGCGCGACGACTCGGGCACCTACGTCGACTACACCGAGCTGCCGAGCGACAAGCCCGCCGCCTGGCCCGCGATCCGCCCGAACGACACCGGCATCACGCAGTTCATCTACGGGCACATGAAGGACTACCTGCGCCGCGTGTACGGCCGCGTCCTCATCGGCCGCGCCTTCCGCAAGGGCAAGGCGACGCCGAACTACTTCGTGCTCGCGCGCCCCGAGGTCTGAGCGACGCCGGCGCCGGGGCGCGGTCAGCCGCCCGTCGTCATACGGGCCATGAACTCCGCCGGCGCGGCGAGCGCCGCCCGCGCCCGTGCCGCCGCGGCCGCGTCGAGGGCGACGACCAGCAGCGCATCGCAGGCGTCGGTGTAGGCCGCCGACGGCCGCGCCTCGGCGAGCGCGAACAGGAGCGCCTCGTCGAGCGTGCCGCCCTCGGCCGCCGTCATGACGACCGTCTCCTCGGCCTGCGAGCGCTCCGCGATCAGCACGGCGTCGCGGAAGAGCGCGTGGGCGCGCTCGGCGCCGGGGCCCCAGACGACGAGCCAGATCGCGCCGGCGTCGAGCAGGGTGCGCGCGAGCGCGTGCAGGGCGGCGTCGGGCAGCGCATGCGTGGGACCGGCGACGATGGCGATCGCGTGACGCGCCGGCAGGCGCACCGCCGCCGGCCACGTCGCCGGATCGCCCGGGGCGAGGAGCCAGAGGTCGCGGCCCGACGCCTCGTCCCAGCCGAGCCGCTCCGCCGCCGCCATGCCTCCGCCCTACGCCCATCCGCGCGGCGGCGCGAGCCGCCCGCGGTTTGACAGTCGCGGGGCATCCCGGACGCTGGGACGCGGCGCTCGGGAGGCGTCGGACGCATGTGGAAGGGGCTTGGAGCGCTCGTCACGGCGGTCGTGCTCGGCGCGGGGACGGCGGCGGCGCAGACGCCGCCGGCGAAGCCGATCACGGTCTTCGTCGCGCGCAAGATCGTCACCATGGACCCGGGCTGGCCGACGGCGACCGCCGTCGCCGTGCGCGACGGCCGCATCCTCTCCGTCGGCTCGCTCGGCGACCTGCGCCCATGGCTCGTCGGCTCGGCGCACACGATCGACCGCAGGTTCGCGAACAAGGTTCTCGTGCCCGGCTTCGTCGAGGCACACGGCCATCCGCTCCTCGGCGCGACGGCCCTCACCCGGCCGCTGCTCTCGTACCTGCCCGTCCCGAATCCCTACGGCCCCGACTTCCCCGGCGTGAAGACGCCCGACGCCGCCATGAAGAAGCTGCGCGAGTACGTGGCCCAGGCGAACTCGCCCGACGAGACGGTGCTCACGTGGGGCTACGACGTCGTCGCGATGGGCGGGAAGCACCTCGACAAGACCGCGCTCGACGCGATCAGCGCGACGCAGCCGATCCTCGTGTGGGACGCGTCGGAGCACTTCGTCTTCGCGAACTCCGCGGCCTTGCAGAAGTTCGGCGTGACGAAGGCCGACACGACCACGACCGGCATCGCCGCCGGTCCCGACGGCGAGCCCAACGGGCAGTTCCTCGGCACGGCCGCCGCCGCGCGCATCCTCGATCCGGCGCTCGCGCCGCTCCTCGCGCCCGACGTCGCGCTGGCGAACATCAAGTTCCTCATGGACCTGAGCCGCCGGAACGGCATCACGACGACGTCCGAGCTGGCCTTCGGCATCACGAACCTCGCCGCGGAGGAGGACCTCTTCCCGCGGTACTTCAACGACCCGGCCACGCCGGTCCGCTGCGTCGTCGTGAGCGACGCCGTCTCGATGACCGCCGCGAAGGGCGACCAGGCGATCCCGTACGTGCAGTCGCTGCCCGACCGGAACACGGACACGCTCGTCTTCCGCGGCGTCAAGTTCTTCGCCGACGACTCGTTCCTGAGCCTCGGCATGGAGATCCGGAACCCCGGCTACATCGACGGCCGCAGCGGCTTCTTCAACACGCCGCCGGATCGGATGGTGGAGCGCTTCCTCCCCTGGTGGCGCGCCGGCTTCCACATCCACGTGCACACCAACGGCAACGCCGGGAACCAGGCGACGGTCGACGCCCTCGCCGGCCTCATGGCGGTCCAGCCGCGCGCGGACCACCGCTACACGCTCGAGCACTTCGGCATCTCGACGCCCGAGCAGGTGCGCCGCATCCGCGCCCTCGGCGGCGTCGTCAGCGTGAACCCGTTCTACCTCTACGCGCGCGCCGAGCTGACGGCGCCCTACATCGGCAGCGACCGCGCCTACACGGCCGCGCGCCTTCGCACGCTCGTCGACGCGGGGGTGCCGACGTCGCTCCACACCGACACGCCGGTCGCCCCGCCGGTGCCGCTCGAGTCCGTGTGGATCGCGGTGAACCGCCGCGGGCTCTCGGGCGCCGTGCGCGGGCCGGACGAGCGCATCACGCTCGAGCAGGCGTTGCGCATGGTGACGATCGACGCGGCGTACACGCTGGGCGTCGAGGATCGCGTCGGCAGCATCGCCGCGGGCAAGCTCGCCGACTTCGCCGTGCTCGATCAGGACCCCTTTGAGGTCGCCCCGGAGCAGCTGCGCAACGTGCGGGTGTGGGGGACCGTGCTCGGCGGGCGCGTCCTGCCGGCGAGCGAGATCCGCCGCTGAGCCGCCTGCACGTTCTCCATCGTGGTTGAAGAAGCTGCCGTCGCGCGCCGGCGCAACGGGGACGTGCATAGCTCCTGCGCTGGCACGCGTGATGCACGCTCTTCCGGCCTTTAGGAGGACCGCATGCCGGAGAAGAAGACGATCGCGCGCGCGCGCCGCGACGCCCGCGAGGGCAAGGCGCCGAGCACCCAGGCCGGCGAGTTCGTGCGCGAGGAGATCAAGCACGTCCGCGAGGGCAAGCACGGCGCGCGCTCGGCGACGCAGGCCATCGCGATCGGGCTGTCGAAGGCCCGCCGCGCCGGCATCGACCTCCGCCGCCCGGCGAGGGGACGTCCCGCGCGACGAAGCGCAAGGCGGCCCAGGACGAGAAGGCCGCGCGCCGCGGCCGCAAGACGTCGGCCAAGCGGTCGCGCGCGACGAAGAAGGCGCTGCAGCGCGAGGGCACGCAGGCGGCTTCGAAGAAGGCGCTCTCGCGCCAGGTGGAGAACTCGGCGCGGAAGCGCGGCGCGAAGGCGCGCTCGGTCGCGGCGCGGAAGGGGGTCGCGACGAAGGGGCCGCGCGGGCGCTCGGCGGCGGCGAAGAAGGCGGCCCGCACGCGCGCGGCGCGCGGGTGATCTCGTCCGGAGGGTTGCTCCAGCCATCAGCGTCGATCGTTGGCGCCACGCGGTGATCGGCACACGTGGACGCAGGCCACGACGATCACCGCCTCGTCGGACACGGCGCAGCAGGAGGCGGCGCGTGTCGCGATGGAGGACACGGCACGTGCATGGGCTCGCGACGACTCCTTCCTCGGCGTGCGGGGGCACTCGAGGACCGCACCGGCCGTGCAGTCGGGATCGTCGTCGGGAACCCGCAGCACCACGCGTGCGGTATACGCAACGCGGCCCCGGGAGCGCCGCCGTCTCGCCGTCCGACATCAGAGTCGGCATAGGGAGGACAGGAGAACACCCCCGGAACGTTCAGCGGGCCCGCACGGATCGGACGTTCCTCCCAGTCCGGCGATTCCTCCACACGCCCCGTACCCCAGCTTGCGCGGACGTCCCCATCGTGGCGTCTCCGCCCACTCCACCGCCCACCGGCTTGCGCGGCCACCGCGCGCGCCGACATGTCCGCGGTGCGCCGCAGTTCCGTTCGCCGCGCACGGCGCCGAACCGTCCGGCATCCCCGGCGCGGCCCATCTGGCTCGCCAGCGTCCGGGATCGGCATGATGCGGTCGCGACCATGGACGCGCGCCACTTGGCGGGGTAGTTTCATTCCTCGCATGCCTATTCCGGCCACCGCCGTCGCGTTCGCCGTCGCCGAGCAGCCGCCGGCGTACGGGCAGCGTCAGCCGCGCCTGCTCGATCGCGTGCGCATCGCGCTGCAGACGCGGCACATGAGCCGCCGAACCGAGCAGGCCTACGTCTTCTGGATCCGACGCTACATCCTGTTCCACGGCCGGCGGCACCCGCCGACGCTCGGCGCGGACGAGGTGCCGGCGCTCCTCTCGGCGCTTGCGGTGGAGCGGCGGGTGGCAGCGTCGACGCAGAACCAGGCGCTGAGCGCCCTGCTCTTCCTCTACCGGCACGTGCTCGACGTCGATCTGCCGTGGCTCGACGGCCTCGTCCGCGCGCAGCGGCCGGCGCACGTGCCCGTCGTGCTGAGCCGCCCCGAGGTGGCCGCCGTCCTCGGGCAGCTCGGTGGAAGCCGGTGGCTCATGGCGGCGCTGCTCTACGGGGCCGGCCTCCGCCTGCTCGAGTGCCTGCGACTGCGGGTGAAGGACGTCGACTTCGAGCGTGGAGAGATCGTCGTGCGCAGCGGCAAGGGCGGGCGCGACCGGCGCACGATGCTGCCGGCGGTCGTGCGGGAACCGCTGGCCGCCCACCTCGTACGCGTGCGGCGGCAGCACGGTGACGACCTGGCCCGGGACGCCGGATGGGTGGAGCTACCGCACGCCCTCGACCGGAAGTACGTCAGCGCGGGCCGCTCATGGCCGTGGCAGTGGGTGTTTCCCGCAACGCGTACCTACCGGCACCCCGAGACGGGCAGCGGCGACGGCACCACTTCCACGAGTCAGCCCTCCAGCGCGTCGTACGCGAGGCCGTCCTGGCGGCGGGCATCGCGAAGCCGGCGGGCTGCCACACGTTCCGGCACTCGTTCGCAACGCACCTGCTGGAGGACGGATACGACATCCGCACCGTGCAGGAGCTGCTCGGCCACCGCGACGCCCGGACGACGACAGATATACACGCACGTCCTCAACCGCGGCGGCCTGGGCGTGCGAAGTCCTGTCGATGGACTGGCGCCAGCGCGGTCGGGCGCTGCAGGTCCGGTGCCGATAGGCTGCGAGACGTCGCCGCCTATCCGCGCGAAGTCGGCCACACGTGCGGTCGAGGCCCGCCGGGATATTCGGAGTTTGCCTGTTCCTTCCCGCCCGCCCGGCGCCGCGGATAGGCCGCGAGCGCCGCGTGGGGGCCGGGATTAGGCAGGTCGGTCGAAGGGTTCGTTAGGCGGCTATGAGGATCGCGCGATGAACGTAAAGGACACGCTGGCCGGGCTCGG
Encoded proteins:
- a CDS encoding fumarylacetoacetate hydrolase family protein, encoding MAVPVVRYEHEAAIRWGVIAAGRITPIPGDFPTTGDLVRRVTPAALRALGGDGIDAATVRLLAPVTRNQRFVCQGANYRQHMIDSGVDPDAKTFNMIFTKAPSCIVPADSDVVRPKTVRFLDWEIELGLVLRRDVTAPVTVTDATLHEFVAGAVIVNDYSARDVQIPQMQFYKGKSFRTFGPVGPWLCLLEPADVPLLRDLRLRLTVNGEVRQQDTTANLVYGPAETLTELAGVHDLYAGDLLATGTPAGCALAIPPPLVQRFVGLLPEATKWSLFLAAQARRPYLQPGDVVEARIASADGRLDLGVQQNRIVAED
- a CDS encoding amidohydrolase, producing MDPGWPTATAVAVRDGRILSVGSLGDLRPWLVGSAHTIDRRFANKVLVPGFVEAHGHPLLGATALTRPLLSYLPVPNPYGPDFPGVKTPDAAMKKLREYVAQANSPDETVLTWGYDVVAMGGKHLDKTALDAISATQPILVWDASEHFVFANSAALQKFGVTKADTTTTGIAAGPDGEPNGQFLGTAAAARILDPALAPLLAPDVALANIKFLMDLSRRNGITTTSELAFGITNLAAEEDLFPRYFNDPATPVRCVVVSDAVSMTAAKGDQAIPYVQSLPDRNTDTLVFRGVKFFADDSFLSLGMEIRNPGYIDGRSGFFNTPPDRMVERFLPWWRAGFHIHVHTNGNAGNQATVDALAGLMAVQPRADHRYTLEHFGISTPEQVRRIRALGGVVSVNPFYLYARAELTAPYIGSDRAYTAARLRTLVDAGVPTSLHTDTPVAPPVPLESVWIAVNRRGLSGAVRGPDERITLEQALRMVTIDAAYTLGVEDRVGSIAAGKLADFAVLDQDPFEVAPEQLRNVRVWGTVLGGRVLPASEIRR